From Paenibacillus sp. V4I7, one genomic window encodes:
- a CDS encoding bifunctional aldolase/short-chain dehydrogenase — translation MVANLWEAEKANAVSKGVEELVYRSNLLGTDRAVANWGGGNTSYKTIEKDFRGRDVEVMWVKGSGSDLATMKAKNFTGLRMEDIRPLFERDEMSDEEMVAYLVNCMIDSKHPRASIETLLHAFLPFKNVDHTHPDAIIGLCCAHNGRELAKEIYGDRFVWVPYVRPGFTLSKMIAEGVRNNPKAELVLMEKHGLVTWGETSEESYLKTLAIIQEAESFIEARVNESSLYGGAKYESLSESEQKDILAQVLPIVRGAVSNEKKMILTTDSADDVLKFVNSKDAAVLSQVGAACPDHLVHTKMKPLYIDWNPNSRDVTSLIEALNAGIAAYKEEYKAYFDRNKNEGDVMNEAAPRVILIPGIGMINTGKSWSNAQVSGALYHRAIAVMRGATALGTFVSLSENESFNVEYWPLELYKLTLAPAEAEFSRKIAFITGGAGGIGSVTARQFLKEGAHVVLADLNLEGAQKLADELNGQYGENRAIAVKMDVTKEEEVEAAYRESILSYGGIDIIVNNAGLATSSPFDETSLKEWNLNMNVLSTGYFLVAREAFKIMKKQSIGGSMVFVGSKNSVFAGKNASAYSTAKAAEIHLARCIAAEGGEFGIRVNSVLPDAILQGSAIWNSGWRNERAAAYGIEPDQLEEHYRKRTTLLVNIFPKDVAEAIVYFASSKADKTTGCMITVDGGVPAAFTR, via the coding sequence ATGGTTGCGAATTTGTGGGAAGCGGAAAAAGCGAATGCAGTATCAAAAGGCGTAGAGGAACTGGTGTACCGTTCCAATTTATTAGGGACAGATCGTGCAGTTGCCAACTGGGGCGGCGGTAACACATCGTACAAAACAATCGAGAAGGATTTCCGCGGTCGTGATGTAGAAGTGATGTGGGTAAAGGGCAGCGGTTCAGACCTTGCTACAATGAAAGCAAAGAATTTCACAGGTCTTCGAATGGAAGACATTCGTCCGTTGTTCGAGAGAGATGAAATGTCCGACGAAGAAATGGTTGCTTACCTTGTGAATTGTATGATCGACAGCAAACATCCGCGTGCTTCTATTGAGACGCTTTTACATGCATTTTTGCCTTTCAAAAACGTTGACCATACGCATCCTGATGCGATTATCGGTCTCTGCTGTGCACATAACGGACGTGAGTTGGCGAAAGAAATTTACGGTGACCGTTTTGTATGGGTACCTTATGTTCGTCCTGGTTTTACACTATCCAAAATGATCGCGGAAGGCGTTAGAAACAATCCAAAGGCTGAGCTTGTATTGATGGAGAAGCATGGTCTGGTTACTTGGGGCGAAACGTCGGAAGAGAGCTACCTCAAGACTTTGGCTATCATTCAAGAAGCAGAAAGTTTCATTGAAGCTCGTGTGAACGAGAGCAGCCTTTATGGCGGAGCGAAGTACGAGTCCCTTTCCGAGTCCGAGCAAAAAGATATTTTGGCACAAGTCCTGCCTATCGTTCGCGGAGCAGTGAGCAATGAGAAGAAAATGATCCTGACTACTGACAGCGCGGATGATGTTCTGAAGTTCGTTAATAGTAAAGATGCAGCTGTGTTATCCCAAGTAGGTGCGGCTTGCCCGGATCACTTGGTTCATACGAAAATGAAGCCTCTTTATATTGATTGGAATCCCAATTCCCGTGATGTGACTTCCTTAATTGAAGCTTTGAACGCTGGAATCGCGGCTTATAAAGAAGAGTACAAAGCTTATTTTGACCGCAACAAAAATGAAGGCGACGTCATGAACGAAGCGGCACCTCGCGTTATCCTGATACCAGGTATCGGGATGATCAACACAGGTAAAAGCTGGTCCAATGCACAAGTAAGCGGAGCTCTCTATCACCGTGCGATTGCCGTAATGAGAGGCGCAACAGCTCTCGGAACGTTCGTTTCCTTAAGCGAAAATGAATCTTTTAATGTGGAGTACTGGCCTCTTGAACTTTATAAACTAACTTTGGCTCCGGCTGAAGCGGAATTCTCTCGTAAAATTGCTTTCATCACAGGCGGCGCAGGTGGAATCGGAAGCGTAACGGCTCGTCAATTTTTAAAAGAAGGCGCACATGTCGTTCTAGCTGACCTGAATCTGGAAGGCGCACAAAAATTAGCAGACGAACTGAACGGGCAGTATGGCGAAAACAGAGCCATTGCCGTTAAAATGGATGTAACGAAAGAAGAGGAAGTGGAAGCCGCTTACCGCGAATCGATTCTCAGCTATGGCGGTATCGATATTATCGTGAATAACGCAGGCCTTGCGACTTCTAGTCCTTTTGACGAAACATCACTTAAAGAGTGGAACCTGAACATGAACGTGCTCAGTACGGGTTACTTCCTCGTAGCTAGAGAAGCTTTTAAAATTATGAAAAAACAAAGCATCGGCGGCAGCATGGTATTCGTCGGCTCCAAAAACTCGGTATTCGCAGGCAAAAATGCCTCTGCCTACTCGACAGCCAAAGCGGCTGAAATTCACTTAGCACGCTGTATCGCTGCTGAGGGCGGAGAGTTCGGCATTCGCGTGAACTCGGTATTGCCAGATGCGATTCTTCAAGGCTCCGCGATTTGGAATTCCGGCTGGCGCAATGAACGGGCTGCAGCTTACGGTATTGAACCGGATCAACTGGAAGAGCACTACCGCAAAAGAACAACGCTGCTCGTTAACATTTTCCCGAAAGATGTTGCGGAAGCTATCGTATACTTCGCTTCTTCCAAAGCAGACAAAACGACAGGTTGTATGATCACAGTTGACGGTGGCGTTCCGGCTGCCTTCACTCGCTAA
- the rhaI gene encoding L-rhamnose isomerase, whose product MSDKAYALFEELQTNRGIDLAAVKAKLKALKVETPSWGYGDSGTRFKVYKQNGVPRNPFEKFEDAAQVHKLTGVCPSVAIHIPWDKVDDYAKLRQHASDLGVSIGAVNPNLFQEDDYIFGSVTNSNEAIRRKATDHLLECVDIAKTVGSDVLSLWFADGSNYPGQVDIRARKTWMYEALKEMYGAMTPTMRMLIEYKFYEPAFYHTDLADWGMAFNLANKLGPQAEVLVDTGHHPQGTNIEHIVTYLLDENKLGGFHFNSRKYGDDDLIVGSVNPYELFLIFYQIIDAANDKNPQIRQAADNIAYMIDQSHNIERKIPAMLRSVLNVQTQYAKALLINLDEVRDAQERQDVLGAEDAVRKAFEFDVTPLLQAVREEIGVPVDPMKAYLESGYDESINARGKGGASW is encoded by the coding sequence ATGAGCGATAAAGCATACGCCTTGTTCGAAGAGCTACAAACAAATAGAGGCATTGATCTAGCAGCTGTTAAAGCTAAGCTAAAAGCCCTCAAAGTAGAAACCCCTTCATGGGGCTACGGGGATTCTGGAACTCGCTTCAAAGTCTATAAGCAAAACGGTGTTCCGCGCAATCCCTTCGAGAAATTCGAAGACGCTGCGCAGGTCCATAAACTGACGGGTGTTTGCCCGTCGGTTGCTATCCATATTCCTTGGGACAAAGTGGACGATTACGCAAAGCTGAGACAGCACGCAAGTGATCTCGGTGTTTCAATCGGAGCTGTAAACCCTAACCTTTTTCAAGAGGATGATTACATCTTTGGCAGTGTGACGAATTCTAACGAAGCTATTCGCCGCAAAGCGACGGATCACTTGCTAGAGTGTGTAGACATTGCTAAGACAGTAGGTTCTGATGTGTTGAGCCTTTGGTTCGCTGACGGTTCCAACTACCCTGGGCAAGTCGATATTCGAGCTCGTAAAACATGGATGTATGAAGCGCTTAAAGAAATGTACGGAGCCATGACGCCTACCATGCGTATGCTGATTGAATATAAGTTCTATGAGCCTGCGTTTTATCACACGGATCTTGCGGACTGGGGGATGGCATTCAATTTGGCGAACAAATTGGGGCCTCAAGCTGAAGTGCTTGTTGATACAGGGCATCACCCGCAAGGAACGAACATTGAGCATATCGTGACTTACTTGTTAGATGAAAATAAACTGGGCGGCTTCCACTTCAACTCCCGCAAATATGGGGATGATGATCTGATCGTGGGGTCAGTCAATCCGTATGAGTTGTTCCTGATTTTCTACCAAATCATTGATGCAGCGAACGATAAAAATCCACAAATCCGTCAGGCTGCTGACAATATTGCCTATATGATTGATCAAAGCCATAATATCGAGCGTAAAATTCCAGCGATGCTGCGTTCTGTACTTAACGTGCAAACACAGTATGCAAAAGCTTTGCTGATCAACCTCGATGAAGTTAGAGACGCTCAAGAACGCCAAGACGTTCTTGGCGCAGAAGATGCTGTTCGTAAAGCATTCGAATTCGATGTTACTCCGCTTCTGCAAGCCGTCCGTGAAGAGATCGGTGTACCTGTAGATCCGATGAAAGCTTACCTAGAAAGCGGCTACGACGAAAGCATTAATGCTCGTGGCAAAGGCGGTGCCAGCTGGTGA
- the rhaB gene encoding rhamnulokinase, with protein MSKPSCVLAFDLGASSGRAIVGRLDSEAGIVTIEEIHRFSNDPVKVGNHLHWDILRLFHELKQGILQMKHLGYTDIESLAIDSWAVDFGLLAANGELLGNPYHYRDHQTDHVMDKVIDLVGREKLYAKTGLQFLQFNSIFQLYALKERNPELLQRADTFLMIPDLLRYFLTGEKHSEYTNSTTTQLFNATTQTWDTELIDQLGLPGELLLKPVSSGTRVGALTKEICDELDVPSIPVIAVGEHDTASAVVAVPALEEDFAFLSCGTWSLLGTETLAPVLSEQALAWNFTNEGGVYGTNRLLKNIMGLWLVQECKRTWDKEGKNISFAELVKLAEQVKPFQCFIDPDDDMFLNPEHMPKQIQQYCRETEQVVPQTEGEIVRCMLESLALKYRFILERTEQLSGKKYQGLHIVGGGIQNELLCQFTSNATLREVWAGPVEGSALGNLVVQWISLGYIANLREARKLIRNSFPVKTYLPQDGAGWQAAYAAFCQVASRSTVK; from the coding sequence GTGAGTAAGCCCTCCTGCGTACTGGCCTTTGATTTGGGAGCAAGCAGCGGCAGAGCGATCGTCGGACGACTTGATTCCGAAGCGGGCATCGTTACGATCGAGGAAATTCACCGCTTCTCGAATGATCCGGTGAAGGTGGGAAACCACCTTCATTGGGACATTTTGAGATTGTTTCATGAATTGAAACAAGGTATTTTACAAATGAAGCATCTGGGTTATACGGACATCGAAAGCCTGGCGATAGATTCATGGGCGGTAGATTTCGGGCTGCTTGCAGCAAATGGTGAGCTTCTCGGTAATCCCTACCACTATCGGGACCATCAAACGGATCATGTCATGGATAAGGTTATTGACCTTGTTGGTCGTGAAAAGCTGTATGCCAAAACAGGTCTTCAGTTCCTTCAATTTAATTCGATTTTTCAACTATATGCGTTAAAAGAAAGAAATCCAGAGCTTCTGCAGCGGGCAGATACGTTCTTGATGATTCCTGATTTGCTCAGATACTTCTTAACCGGAGAAAAACATAGCGAGTACACTAATTCCACAACGACGCAACTTTTTAATGCGACAACGCAGACGTGGGACACGGAGCTCATAGATCAGCTTGGCCTTCCTGGTGAACTACTACTGAAACCGGTTTCGTCAGGGACTAGAGTCGGCGCGTTAACCAAAGAGATTTGTGATGAACTTGATGTTCCTTCGATTCCTGTCATTGCCGTAGGCGAACATGATACAGCATCTGCTGTAGTCGCGGTTCCTGCTTTAGAAGAAGATTTCGCTTTCTTAAGCTGCGGTACATGGTCACTTCTCGGAACGGAGACGTTGGCGCCGGTACTAAGTGAACAGGCATTAGCTTGGAATTTCACCAATGAAGGCGGCGTTTATGGTACGAACCGATTGCTTAAGAATATCATGGGCTTATGGTTAGTTCAGGAATGCAAGCGTACATGGGACAAGGAAGGCAAGAATATCAGCTTTGCTGAGTTAGTCAAGCTTGCCGAGCAGGTGAAGCCTTTCCAATGCTTCATCGATCCGGATGACGACATGTTCTTGAATCCTGAGCATATGCCGAAGCAAATTCAGCAATACTGCCGGGAAACGGAACAGGTTGTACCGCAAACGGAAGGTGAAATTGTTCGTTGCATGTTGGAAAGCCTGGCTTTGAAGTATCGGTTTATTCTAGAAAGAACAGAACAGCTATCGGGGAAGAAGTATCAAGGTCTTCACATCGTTGGTGGCGGCATCCAGAACGAGCTGCTTTGTCAATTCACGTCAAATGCTACACTGCGCGAGGTTTGGGCGGGTCCTGTTGAGGGTAGTGCCTTAGGTAACCTTGTAGTACAATGGATATCACTAGGGTATATTGCGAATTTGCGCGAAGCCAGAAAGCTGATTCGGAATTCGTTTCCGGTCAAAACGTACCTCCCTCAGGATGGAGCGGGTTGGCAGGCAGCGTATGCAGCATTTTGTCAGGTGGCGTCCCGATCGACGGTGAAATGA
- a CDS encoding DeoR/GlpR family DNA-binding transcription regulator — protein sequence MLVAERWQRIVQLVNERGSIRVTELSELCQVTEETIRRDLDRLESEGKLMRSHGGAVSVKEAQSEVPFMERETAHADFKNSIAKEAVSHIREHDRIILDASTTAWYMAKIIPDMPLTIITNSMKVALEVSGKEKIQVISTGGLLSPKSLSYVGPLAERSLDMYHVHKLFLSCKGVHIQRGISESNELQALIKRKMISIADETYLLADHSKFGMQSLTQVAGWPEIKHVITDGQTNKEDVERIRELGVHVLQLDKS from the coding sequence ATGCTGGTAGCGGAAAGATGGCAGAGAATCGTTCAGTTGGTGAATGAAAGAGGAAGTATTCGCGTAACGGAGCTCAGCGAGCTGTGCCAAGTAACGGAAGAAACGATACGACGTGATCTGGATCGGTTAGAAAGCGAAGGCAAGCTGATGCGCAGCCATGGCGGCGCTGTCAGTGTGAAGGAAGCGCAGTCGGAAGTTCCCTTCATGGAAAGGGAAACGGCGCATGCGGATTTCAAGAACAGCATCGCGAAGGAAGCGGTATCGCATATTCGAGAGCATGATCGGATCATTCTAGATGCAAGTACAACGGCTTGGTATATGGCCAAAATTATTCCCGATATGCCGCTGACGATCATCACGAATTCGATGAAGGTAGCCCTTGAGGTTAGTGGTAAGGAGAAAATCCAAGTCATTTCCACTGGAGGACTTCTTTCTCCTAAGTCGTTGTCCTATGTAGGGCCACTAGCGGAAAGGTCCTTGGATATGTACCATGTTCATAAGCTATTCTTATCTTGCAAAGGGGTTCATATCCAGCGTGGAATTAGCGAATCTAACGAGCTGCAAGCGCTTATTAAACGCAAAATGATCAGTATTGCTGATGAAACTTACCTACTTGCTGATCATAGTAAATTCGGCATGCAATCTTTGACGCAGGTCGCAGGATGGCCTGAAATCAAGCATGTCATTACAGATGGGCAAACCAATAAGGAAGACGTGGAACGGATTCGCGAACTTGGCGTGCATGTCCTTCAATTAGATAAAAGTTAA
- a CDS encoding (Fe-S)-binding protein gives MKVSLFITCLSDLVYPKVGESMVHLLAKYGVKLDFPATQTCCGQPAFNSGYWDEARGSAMTLLQAFEDSDFVISPSGSCTSMIHHYYPKLFENDPINLARANHLVEKTYEFTQFLVQVLGVTDLGAVFPHKVTYHPSCHGSRLLGVKEEPMQLMQNIRDLELVPLPHAEDCCGFGGTFAVKMCDISGAMVSEKSDHVLETEAEVLVGLDMGCLMNIAGNLSYRGKPVKVMHLAELLAEGVKLAHERS, from the coding sequence ATGAAAGTATCCTTGTTTATTACGTGCTTAAGCGACCTTGTGTATCCCAAGGTTGGCGAATCTATGGTTCACTTACTTGCAAAATACGGAGTCAAGCTGGACTTCCCTGCGACTCAAACATGCTGCGGTCAACCTGCCTTCAATAGTGGCTATTGGGATGAGGCGCGAGGTTCCGCGATGACACTGCTTCAAGCATTTGAAGACAGTGATTTTGTGATATCACCTTCGGGTTCATGCACAAGTATGATTCATCATTATTATCCGAAGCTGTTTGAAAATGATCCTATCAATCTAGCAAGAGCTAATCACTTAGTCGAAAAAACATATGAATTCACGCAGTTCCTCGTGCAAGTATTGGGTGTTACTGATTTGGGGGCCGTGTTCCCTCACAAAGTGACCTATCATCCGTCCTGCCACGGCAGTCGACTGTTAGGTGTTAAAGAGGAACCGATGCAGCTGATGCAAAATATCCGTGATTTGGAGCTTGTACCCCTTCCTCATGCGGAGGATTGCTGTGGATTTGGCGGGACTTTTGCGGTGAAAATGTGTGATATTTCAGGTGCTATGGTATCTGAGAAGTCGGATCACGTGCTGGAAACAGAAGCAGAAGTGTTAGTTGGACTCGATATGGGATGTTTAATGAATATAGCAGGTAATTTATCCTATCGTGGAAAACCCGTGAAGGTCATGCATCTAGCGGAATTATTGGCAGAGGGAGTGAAGCTGGCGCATGAGCGATCATAA
- a CDS encoding LutB/LldF family L-lactate oxidation iron-sulfur protein — MSDHKPSGTVKERSKVALNNDFLRNAVKFTTERLKNGKLGASEELGNWEEWRERGRQIRLHTIAHLDYYLGKFVENARAQGVHVHFAADSADAVRLTMQIAEHKKAKSVVKSKSMVSEELHINHALEQIGVEAIETDLGEYIIQLAGETPSHIIIPAIHKNRYQIADLLSEDAGEKLEPDTGILAGYVRRKLREKFLEADIGMTGCNFAIADTGSIVLFENEGNARMVSTIPKTQITFMGMERIIPTLDDLEVMATLLPRSATGQKLTVYMSVISGPQRQQDGDGPEEMHVIILDNGRSLQLGDPQFQELLNCIRCGACLNACPVYRHIGGHAYGGVYSGPIGAVLTPALNKNVDQWDDIASASSLCGACYEACPVKIPLHDMLIYLRQRKVERGATDFVEKVGMKGFNFLMSDAKRVKALIKLGRIGQKLLVRDGHIKAKIGPLKGWNSYRYAPSMAKKTFRESWKDIEQGLEGTFPELDSVMKARMEKLVADRKDGGGGHHHG, encoded by the coding sequence ATGAGCGATCATAAACCTAGTGGGACCGTCAAGGAAAGATCCAAAGTCGCACTGAACAATGACTTTCTTCGCAATGCGGTTAAGTTCACGACCGAACGGCTTAAAAACGGTAAACTAGGCGCCTCCGAAGAGCTTGGGAACTGGGAAGAATGGCGTGAGCGAGGCAGGCAAATTAGGCTGCATACGATTGCACACTTGGACTATTATCTTGGCAAATTCGTTGAAAATGCGAGAGCGCAGGGCGTGCATGTTCACTTCGCAGCAGATAGCGCAGACGCTGTTCGTTTGACGATGCAAATCGCCGAGCACAAGAAGGCGAAAAGTGTAGTTAAGTCCAAGTCGATGGTTTCCGAAGAATTGCATATCAACCATGCGCTTGAGCAAATCGGTGTCGAGGCGATTGAAACGGACCTTGGCGAATATATTATTCAGCTGGCAGGCGAGACGCCTTCGCATATTATTATTCCGGCGATTCACAAAAATCGCTATCAGATCGCCGATCTGCTTTCTGAGGATGCTGGCGAGAAACTTGAGCCGGACACAGGGATATTGGCTGGCTATGTTCGAAGAAAACTGCGTGAGAAGTTTCTTGAAGCTGACATTGGGATGACGGGCTGTAATTTTGCTATTGCGGATACGGGATCTATCGTTCTTTTTGAAAATGAAGGCAATGCGCGGATGGTTAGTACCATCCCTAAGACACAAATCACATTCATGGGCATGGAGCGAATCATTCCTACATTGGACGATCTCGAAGTCATGGCGACCCTGCTGCCGCGATCGGCTACAGGACAGAAACTAACTGTGTACATGTCTGTGATTTCTGGACCGCAGCGACAACAGGATGGCGATGGACCCGAAGAAATGCACGTCATCATTTTGGATAATGGACGTTCCTTGCAGCTAGGAGATCCGCAATTCCAGGAATTGCTGAACTGTATTCGCTGTGGGGCATGCTTAAATGCTTGCCCAGTTTACCGCCATATCGGCGGTCACGCCTACGGCGGTGTATATAGTGGTCCGATCGGCGCTGTGCTTACGCCGGCACTTAATAAAAATGTCGACCAATGGGACGATATTGCAAGTGCTTCAAGCCTGTGCGGTGCCTGTTATGAGGCATGCCCAGTGAAGATACCGCTGCATGATATGCTCATTTATCTCCGTCAACGCAAAGTGGAACGCGGGGCGACGGATTTTGTTGAGAAGGTCGGCATGAAAGGCTTTAATTTCTTGATGTCCGACGCAAAGCGGGTTAAAGCGTTAATTAAACTCGGCCGTATTGGGCAGAAATTGTTAGTTCGAGATGGTCATATCAAAGCGAAGATAGGTCCGTTGAAAGGTTGGAATTCCTACCGTTATGCGCCAAGCATGGCGAAGAAGACATTCCGTGAATCGTGGAAAGACATCGAGCAGGGATTAGAAGGCACCTTCCCTGAACTTGATTCTGTGATGAAAGCCCGCATGGAGAAGCTTGTGGCAGATCGTAAAGACGGCGGAGGAGGACATCATCATGGCTAA
- a CDS encoding lactate utilization protein codes for MAKSDAAFLQKLQQEALKDQEAFFANISNRLGRAKPMQTAPAHPMKGAPEFWGQVDLPLEERIHLFMANWQKAGGHTQRLKGMEEAQAFIADFIGKTQAKHLIIQDQAELEPLRAALADTETDITVWNAEGADPAAKDELVAKAAGADIGIVAVEHAVAYTGSLVVTSAATRGRSVSLLPTTFIAIIPVDRIKTKLGEVLRPFDDLAAEDRPAGIHFISGPSRSADIENDLTIGVHGPGIVYALIIE; via the coding sequence ATGGCTAAATCAGATGCAGCATTTCTCCAGAAGCTTCAACAAGAAGCCCTTAAGGATCAGGAGGCCTTCTTTGCTAATATTTCGAATCGGCTAGGCAGAGCAAAGCCAATGCAAACAGCCCCCGCGCACCCTATGAAGGGGGCTCCTGAATTCTGGGGGCAGGTGGATCTCCCACTTGAAGAGCGTATTCATTTGTTCATGGCGAACTGGCAGAAGGCCGGAGGTCATACCCAGCGTTTGAAGGGGATGGAAGAGGCGCAAGCCTTCATTGCCGACTTTATCGGCAAGACACAAGCGAAGCACTTGATCATTCAGGATCAAGCTGAGCTAGAGCCCCTTCGTGCTGCGCTTGCTGACACGGAAACCGACATCACTGTGTGGAACGCAGAAGGTGCTGATCCTGCTGCCAAAGATGAGCTTGTCGCGAAGGCCGCTGGAGCGGACATCGGCATCGTGGCCGTCGAACACGCTGTCGCGTACACAGGTTCACTAGTGGTCACTTCCGCTGCGACCAGGGGAAGAAGTGTCAGCTTGCTGCCAACCACCTTCATTGCCATCATCCCGGTGGATCGAATAAAAACAAAGCTGGGCGAAGTATTGCGCCCATTCGATGACCTTGCTGCCGAAGACAGACCGGCAGGTATTCATTTCATCTCGGGTCCGAGCCGGTCAGCCGACATCGAGAATGATTTGACCATTGGTGTACATGGACCCGGCATCGTTTATGCACTTATCATTGAGTAA
- a CDS encoding PTS mannitol transporter subunit IICB, with translation MSATAAQKKASSGGFRVKVQSFGRFLSGMVMPNIGAFIAWGLITALFIPTGWIPNEYLAKLVGPMITYLLPVLIGYTGGTMIHGTRGGVIGAVTTMGVVIGTDIPMFLGAMIVGPFAAWVLKKFDKSIEGKIKSGFEMLVNNFSSGIIGAILAVLAYTVVGPAVQVVSKALASGVQALVNAGLLPLANVLIEPGKILFLNNAINHGVLSPIALDQASKTGKSILFMLESNPGPGLGILLAYWFVGRGAARLSAPGSAIIHFFGGIHEIYFPYILMNPRLILAVIAGGVTGTFTFSLFNAGLVAPPSPGSIFAYIAMAPKGGMLPIFTGVITSTIVTFAVGALLLKTTKQTENEEDLEQATAKMKEMKQAPAAAAAEKVSGSTLTPASEVQKIVFSCDAGMGSSAMGASILRKKMKEAAIDVIVVNTAISEIPPDADIVITHKSLTDRARNKAPEAEHISIENFMKSPEYDELVKRLS, from the coding sequence ATGAGTGCAACTGCTGCACAAAAGAAAGCATCTTCCGGAGGATTCCGGGTGAAAGTACAAAGTTTCGGTCGTTTCTTGAGCGGTATGGTGATGCCTAATATTGGTGCATTTATCGCTTGGGGATTAATTACGGCTTTATTTATTCCGACAGGTTGGATTCCAAATGAATATTTGGCTAAGCTCGTCGGCCCCATGATTACTTATCTACTCCCTGTTCTAATTGGTTATACGGGAGGTACGATGATACACGGAACACGCGGCGGCGTCATCGGCGCTGTAACCACGATGGGGGTTGTCATCGGAACGGATATCCCTATGTTTCTTGGGGCGATGATCGTAGGTCCGTTCGCTGCGTGGGTACTCAAGAAGTTCGATAAATCGATTGAAGGTAAAATTAAATCCGGCTTTGAAATGCTCGTTAATAACTTCTCCTCAGGCATCATCGGCGCTATACTTGCCGTTCTTGCTTACACGGTAGTTGGTCCTGCTGTTCAGGTCGTGAGTAAAGCTCTTGCTTCCGGGGTTCAAGCACTTGTGAATGCAGGTCTGCTCCCACTAGCGAACGTTCTGATTGAACCAGGTAAAATATTGTTCTTAAATAATGCGATTAATCATGGTGTGCTAAGTCCGATTGCTTTGGATCAAGCCTCCAAAACAGGCAAGTCGATTTTGTTCATGCTGGAGTCCAATCCCGGTCCAGGACTTGGTATCCTTCTCGCGTATTGGTTTGTTGGACGTGGAGCAGCGAGACTTTCGGCTCCTGGCTCAGCTATTATTCACTTCTTTGGCGGTATCCATGAAATTTACTTCCCGTACATTCTCATGAATCCGCGACTGATCCTGGCTGTGATTGCAGGTGGCGTAACGGGTACGTTCACATTCTCCCTGTTCAATGCAGGTCTAGTTGCTCCGCCATCACCAGGAAGCATTTTCGCTTACATTGCCATGGCTCCTAAAGGCGGTATGCTGCCGATTTTCACCGGGGTTATCACATCTACGATTGTCACTTTTGCAGTCGGTGCATTGTTGTTGAAAACGACGAAACAAACCGAGAATGAAGAAGATTTGGAGCAGGCAACAGCGAAAATGAAAGAAATGAAACAAGCTCCCGCTGCCGCTGCAGCTGAAAAAGTCAGCGGCTCAACATTGACGCCAGCTTCCGAGGTACAAAAAATTGTGTTCTCCTGTGATGCAGGCATGGGGTCAAGCGCAATGGGAGCTTCCATTTTAAGAAAGAAAATGAAAGAAGCTGCTATCGATGTCATTGTGGTCAACACAGCAATTAGCGAGATTCCACCTGATGCAGATATCGTTATCACACATAAATCATTAACCGATCGAGCACGTAATAAGGCTCCGGAGGCTGAACACATTTCTATCGAAAATTTCATGAAAAGTCCAGAATACGATGAACTTGTGAAACGATTAAGTTAA